In the genome of Nycticebus coucang isolate mNycCou1 chromosome 12, mNycCou1.pri, whole genome shotgun sequence, one region contains:
- the LOC128561315 gene encoding olfactory receptor 12-like has translation MKSEQNRNYSEVTEFILLGFSSSPEVQTLLFLLFFVLYVVTVLGNASMIVVIKIDSRLDTPMYFFLRNLSYLDLCYSTVIAPKTLATFLSKEKKISYNGCATQFFFFALFVGTEGVLLAVMAYDRFSAICSPFLYPERMSPRACIGLVLGSYLCGCVNSTVQTGFTFSLRFCGENRLDHFFCDVPALIKISCVDAYVNEMVLFILSALIIFTTVSVILVSYASILSTVLKIRSVQGRSKAFSTCGSHIAVVSLFYGTVFFMYAQPGAFSSPEKSKIIAVFYTLVIPMLNPLIYSLRNKDVKNALQRIRMKKMSFR, from the coding sequence ATGAAGAGTGAGCAGAACAGAAATTACTCAGAGGTGACAGAGTTTATTCTACTGGGCTTCAGCTCCTCTCCAGAAGTACAGACACTTCTATTCTTGTTGTTCTTTGTTCTCTACGTGGTCACCGTGTTGGGAAATGCCAGCATGATAGTTGTCATTAAAATAGACAGCAGACTTGACACGCCtatgtatttctttctcagaaatttgTCTTATTTAGACCTCTGCTACTCCACAGTCATTGCACCCAAAACTCTGGCTACTTTCTTgtccaaggaaaagaaaatttcttacaATGGCTGTGCAACacagttctttttctttgctctctTTGTTGGGACCGAAGGCGTCCTGCTGGCCGTGATGGCCTACGATCGCTTCTCAGCCATTTGCTCGCCTTTCCTCTACCCCGAGCGCATGTCGCCCCGGGCTTGCATCGGTCTGGTGCTCGGCTCCTACCTCTGCGGGTGCGTCAACTCCACGGTACAAACGGGCTTCACCTTCAGCTTGCGATTCTGCGGCGAAAACAGACTGGACCACTTTTTCTGTGACGTCCCAGCCCTGATCAAGATCTCCTGTGTGGACGCCTACGTGAATGAGATGGTGCTGTTCATTCTCTCCGCCCTCATCATTTTCACCACCGTCTCTGTCATTCTGGTGTCCTACGCTTCCATCCTCTCCACTGTCCTGAAGATCCGCTCCGTGCAGGGCCGAAGTAAGGCCTTCTCCACCTGCGGCTCTCACATCGCGGTGGTGAGTTTGTTCTACGGGACCGTGTTCTTCATGTACGCCCAGCCAGGGGCCTTCTCCTCGCCAGAGAAAAGCAAGATTATAGCTGTCTTCTACACTCTTGTCATCCCTATGCTAAATCCTCTGATTTACAGTCTAAGAAATAAAGACGTGAAGAATGCTCTACAAAGGATAAGgatgaaaaaaatgtcttttcgTTGA